The sequence below is a genomic window from Nostoc flagelliforme CCNUN1.
AAGGTATTCTAGGTCTTCTAGAGATGCATCTGGAAAAACAATAGAACCAACAACATTGTTGCCAGTAAGCTTTAGTTTGGTAACAAATGATACTGGCTCATCGTTCAATATTAAAGAATCTAAATTAGAAAATAAAATTAGCTTGAATAAACCATCTTGAATATCAGGGAGTTTTGGCAAAGATGCTTTTGAAGTATTTTTTGACTCTTGTATAATATACGTGTTGTTCTCGAATATTATCTCATCAGGAGTCAAATAGTAAATTCCGCCAAGATAGTTTTCAATACTAAAAGTTGCTTTTAATCCATTCACTAAATATTCTAGCTTATGAGAAGTCAGCGCTTCTCTCTTACTAGCACTCTGAGAACCTTTAAGAGAAATATTCTTAAATTCCTCAAACTCTTCTCTGATTTTATGTAAATATTTATCTGAACCTTCTCGTGAGTGAATTATTACTCCAGTTTGATGAAAAATAGAATCATAAGAATCTAGAGCTTTTTCAAAAGTTTGTGTAAATCTTTCTTCAAATAGATTCTTGTTCCAATGTAGTGCGCTTTGTCGATATGCTAATATTTCATTAATTTGAAAGTTAACAAAATCATTAGCAAATTTCTGATTACTCAATTTATTCTTATTAACTTGCCCCTTTTTAGCACTTTTTTTTGCTGTTTCGTAATAAGCAAGTACTATATAGATGTTAAGCAAATTCATCCAAGAAATTGTAGAGTATTGAATTTTATCTATATCTCCATCTTTGCCCTCATCTTTAATCACCGGGATAATAGTTATGACTTTTGAGGAATTATATGTATTATAAATTCTGGCAAATGGATAACTTCTGGTTCTCTTAGGTGATACCCATTTTGAATAAGCAATTTCAGTTGTAGATGACTTGATTAATCCATAACCCCTTTCTTTATTGACATCAAATACATCTAAATTAAGTAAGTCGGCGCAATAAAACCAAACTATGTAAATAAAAGTAAATAAGCCTCAAACTCTTTCTCCCCCTGCTCCCTGCGCCCTGCCCCCTGCCTTATTGCAACAATAATTATTTACACCGACCTACTTAATCCTACTTAAATTATCATCCAAGTAAGTTTTATAGGACACTCCTTTGATAAATCCTGTAAAATGGAGAACTTCTGCCATACATTCAAATTTTTATTAATATTTTTCTTTGCCATAGTTTAGTTCAGCATTGGCTATTAAAGCATGGAAATCACCAAGCAAGAGTTAATCTTCTCCTGAATGGCTACAATTTTCTGAAGTAAGCTACCAAGGCTCATTTTATGCCCCGTTCTGCACCCTATCAACCTTTGTTGTTGCGAATTCTTCACGGCTTAAGTGGAATTTTAGTTATCGCAGCAATTATTACCGGATTTTTGGTTTACAACACTTACGATCGCCGATTTGGTAAAATACCATTTCCTCAAATTGGGGATATTCAGGGCATTCACGGCACTTTTGCATTATTTTTCTTGCTTATTCTCCCTGCTTTTGCCCTCTATAGCTTTCATGCTGGACAAAAGCGTTTGCTTCAATCTGATTTTTTGCAGCAACTAACCCAGGTTGGCAAGCCAATTTGGTGGGTTAGCTTGCAACGTCTGGTAAATACTCTCATGCTCATTGCTGCTATTTTGGCTGTGAACTCTGGCAGGATGATGAAGGAAGAATGGCTTCCAGCAGGGCAGCTACATCATATTTGGTACTCCCTTCATCTTAGTGCCTGGGTTGTCATGGTTGGCTGTGTGGCGATTCATGTTTTGATGTCTACCAAGGTGGGTGGTGCGCCGTTGTTACTCTCAATGTTTTCGTGGAAGTTTCGCCCAGAAGAAAGCCCTGCTAAATGGTCTAGTCGTTTCCGTACTTGGTTGACTAGCTTACAAACGAACTTTAGTGCAGAAATGAATAAATTTATACAAAACAATTTTTATCTCAGAATTATTGAGGTGATTGTGTTCGGTGGAATTCTGACAGCGTTTGTCTTACCTGTATTTTTTCCCGGTAGTGAGTCATAGGTAATTGGGCGTTGGGGCGTAGCTTGCCCTCGTAGGCGATCGCAAACCTGTTAAGATGAAACTACGTACCCGTAATATCTCTAAATAAAGTTTATGTTGCATTTTCGTAAAAACCTGTTACATTACTTTACAGGCAGTAATAACTGTTACAACATAAAAGCTCGGAGTATTATTTATGGTAGACGTTAAGAAGACTACGGCTTCGGTTCCAGAAGATCCTAATGCTTTGCGCTGGGGCTTCACTCCTCAGAGCGAAAATTGGAACGGTCGTTTTGCAATGATTGGTTTTTTATCTGCCGTTGCACTTGAAGTCTTTTCTGGTCAAGGAATTTTACACTTCTGGGGCATTTTATAAATTTCAACGTTTTTACCTTCATTAGATTATGAGGCAAGGCGGGGATTGGCAAAATCTTCTGCCTTGCCTTATAATCTCAAGAATTAGAAAACTCGCCTGCAATTAACGTGATGAGCGAAATATTACACGACCTGGGGATTCTTCCTGATTAATTCGCGCATATACTCGAAGACAAGTTAAGACTTCGCCAGGAATACCACCACAGTCTAGTTGTAAGTCATCCTTGGATGAAGCACAGATATCTGCATAAAGTCCCGATAATTGGCGAATTCGCACTTCATTACCTGCATTAATAGCTTCGTCAGCAACTTTCTTCAGGATGCGCCGTGATTCATGTTGTAGCTTTCCCCACCAAGAATAGCGTTCAGCCGGTGGTACAAATACTAAGGAATGTATAGCTTCGTCCATGTCAATCCAAGCACGGAGAATTGACAGGGGATCAGTGTTTTTCTCTGCTTTTTGGGTGCGTTGGAAGCGATCGCTTAAAGCATCAATATATTGATCGCGCTGTTCTGCTTTGGAGTGTAAAGAAATGACATCAAAGCTAAAAACGCTCTTTAAAGCATGATGTAAATCTGGGTCTATTTCGATAAAATTCATATATAAAAATAGGAATGCTGCTGGTAAATCGGATATATTTACTTGCGTATTTCTAGGATTTGAAAGTGCTTGTTGGTACAAGCATAATCCCTGACTTTGAACAGTACCACTAAGTCCGGGATAGATAATTTCGTCTCGGATAAAGGGAAGTTGATAGAGGTTAGAATTATCTGCGATCGCACCAACTTCTTGGGCTAAATCTAAGGTGCGCGATCGCCAAGTTGCAGCCAAATCCTCTGGTACTCGTAGCAGTTTGCGTTGAATCTCATTCCACAAATCTGAGTCTGTTGTGCTTTGCAGTTGGGAATTACCCAGATAATAATTAAGTTCTGAGTCAGAATCAAAAACTTCCCGCAGGTGACTTAGTTTTAAATCATCTGGCGCATCTTCCCAACCAGTATTTTGCTGTGGAGGTGAAGGTTCCAACAGGTTATGAAGTTCTTGCAGCACCTCATCGCATATTTTAGATCCTGGATCTAGTGGTAATTCTGTGCGAGCCTGATTTAAAGTAGCCTCTAGCCCATACAAACTAAACCGCAGTAACTGGGCTAACTCTGAGTTTTCTATCTCTAATAATTGACGCAAGTGCTGCATGAATCTCACCTCCAAATATTACTTGTATATGATTCGTAGCGAATTAAACTTGCAAACCTCTGCGCCCCTTAGCGTTTACTCCGCGCCCCTCTGCGTTTAAAAAGCTTAAATTTTTTCAACGCAGAGGAACGCAAAGGTTAGCGCAGAGGAACGCAAAGGTTTAATACAAGAGTTAATGTATACCGCAAAATGGATCGCGTTCTTTATCAACTTCGTTAGGCTGCAATTCTAATTCGGCAAGATAAACGCATCCTTCTTCTTTGAGGCATTCCTGACTATTTGATGTCCAGTAAGGGACTTCACCGGCGTGCATCCGCAAAATGCCTTGATCGTCGAGAGTTACACGATATTGGCAAGGGTAATCTGTTGTTACATCTGGTTTGCTGAGTGCGCCAATTCTTATCCATTTTTTGCTGTTGGTTTCGGCATCTGTTTGATAAACATAAAAGGTGTGTTGGCCAGTTTGCGGGAAGGGAGGTAAGGGATTACTAATTAGCCCAATTCCTGGTTCCGTCACACCATCGCGCAGATAGTGAAATTTTTGGAACAATTTACTACCATCATTTCCTACTTCAAATACAAGATGATAGGCATCTGGCTGATCAACAGTTGCGGACTCAAGAACATTAACGGCAATATCACCATCATTCAAGTCTTTATTGAAGCGTTCCACAGCAATATTCCAGTTCAATTTGCCATCAGCAAATAGCGCTGAAGTTTCTGAAACTACTGATTCCAAATCAATGCCAGGAATGTCAATTAAATAATGGGGATTTCCCTGACAAAGCAATACACTAAATTCAAGGGTTTGGTCAATCTCAAACTGGACTTTAATTTTTCTCAGAAACTCTGCTTCTTGCATTCCCAGTTTATTCATGAGGTTTTTGCCGTCGAAGCTACCCCATAGTCGTAAATCTCCATCCTCGTAGTCTTGACGGTAAATAATATTAGTTAATTGGATTCCTTGCCATGCAGTCCGAACCTTGGCGACAGTTTCCGAAGGTACTAGTTGATAAAGTTCTTGTCCAGCCTTGAATATGGTGAGTAAATCGTTACTTTGAGTTTTGCGTTTGAAGTTGCAGGGTAAATAATAAAACAGATTTTTGACATCAATTTCTAGCTGGTTAGCTCCCTTACGCAGCAAGCTTTTAGACTCTTCTGGATCGAATCTTAATCTTCGCAGTTTCTCGGCATAGCAAGCACCTGCGGAGGTGGCTAATTTGGTAAATTCCAGCACAAAGGTAATTCGCTCTGGATTCCACACAAAATATGGAGATTTACTAAATTCTTGGTATATTTGGCGCTGCACTATGTCTAAATTACAAGTTTTTCCAGACAAAATTAACCAATCAACTTTTTGAGAATTCCAAGAATCTTTGGTGATATCATCGGGACGCAAGCGACTTTCCATCAATCCTTTGGCAATACCGATCGCTTCTTTAATTCCTGAAACGGCGGCTCGTTCAAATTGCTGGTTATCTAGGGTAACACAGATATTATTTGGGTCGTTAACTTGCAGTTTTACAGCGCTTTGAGTGAGCAGTTCTGAAATTTGTTGTTCAGAAAGTGTGAAGGTTAATAGAGAATTATCTGCTGGTGGCTTTTGCCCAAGTTTGAGTTTAGCTGCTTCCGCATAATCCCAGAGGATATAAAATGATTGCAGGCGTTGGGGCGCTTGTTGCCAACGAGTGGGTAATACTTTCTCGGCAGTATCTAGGGCATCTTTGTAAGCAATATCGCCTTCTGGATTCTCTTTATCTAGACATTTTAAAAGACTACCAGTTTTGAATTTGCCTTGTTCTAAAAAGCGCTCGTTTAACTCAGAGTTAATTAAATCTTCTAGCTTTTCGCTTTCAGTATCACCTGTTGTTACTGATGTCAACAAAAAATCTGCGATCGCAACTTTTAATAATCTAAAAATTCGCAGTGTAATTAACTCACCGCCTAACTGTAAATGACCAGATGAACCTAATAATTTGGGAGTGAGTTTATAGTAACGTCCTCCTAAACCTCGGTCTTCATAATCGGCAAAGCTAGGGGTTTTATCTTCCAAAGTCAGTTCAATTAAAGCTAAGTCTGTGGTTCCCCCGCCAATATCCAAAACCAGAACATTTTGTGACCATTTGTTTCCTGCTTGACGACAACGAGTTTTGAATGACTCAATCCCAATGTTGAGATTACCACCAAACTCTCGCCATAAAAAGAATATCGCTACAGAAACGGCTTCATCATAAGCAGTTTGCACATCGTCGATCCCCAACTGCTCAACTAATTCCTTAACTTCCTTGCGAACAACTGGTGGAGCGACAGTGGGGTAGGTGACAACTGCTGTTAAAAAATCTCCTTCTGAAAACCTGCGTTGGGCGCGTTGGCGGTAATCTTCAGTTAACTCGATTAAATGCGCCCAAGCAGATTGGATCAGTTGGTTAGCGGTAATTAATTCTTCTTCACCATCCAAAATAACTGGAAACAAACGATCCTGACCAAAATAGCGTTTAGGTGAATGGTGAAATCTGCTGATAATTTCCTTTAAAGAACCGCTTGTACCTTGAGCGATCGCTTTTTTTCTGTTATCTCTAGCTTCCCTTCCCATTCGCAGTTTTAAGTCGCTTAACTGCGAAATTTCCGCCTCGCTAGGAATTTCCGTATCACGGCGATCGATATCCAGCACAACTGGAATCAGATTTTGCGACTCTAGGGTAGGGACGCGAAACACCTCATGATAGATTTGGTAAAGTTTTTTGCTGACAGCACGGCGGAATCTCTCACTGTTTCCTAAAGAAAGTTCAATTTGGCGAATTGCTTCTAAAAATCGCTCTTTATTGTCACTTTCAAACACTTCACTCAATCGGCTGGGTTCTATCTCCAGGTTTCTGCTAATTTCTACAATAAACTTTTCCCAATCATCAGCGCTGACATCTGGTAAAGCTACTGAGGCGGGAGAACTCAGCCATTGTGATAAGCGATCGCGCAACCGCATTTCCTGTTCTTTGGGTAGAATTTCTGCGATCGGTACTTCAATTGGATCGAAAAGTGTAACTGTGGAATTCGATGTACCGAAATCTAAAGCAAACCATCCTGGAAATCTTTTTTGTTGTTTCTCGCTTGGTTCTTGATCGCTATACTTATTGAGTTGAAAAGGGTTCATTATAGTATCACTTTCTGTTGTTTGTTTTATAGCTGGCTAAAAACTGTAATGTTGTATCATAAAATTACAAATTTAGAGAATCTTTGGTCTTGTACCACTGATTCTCTTTAGCACTGGCTTTTTTATTTGGCGCGATATCTACGTCGGGCTACGCTTTTATATGAAAGGGCGTAGGCGTAGCCCAAACTAGGCGATCGCTATGAAAATTGCAGCAGTTATTAAGTTGATGTTGAAGATTCTTACTCAGTTGCAAGTCTTACTTGTTCGACTTGTTCGATAGTTAAATCAAGTAACTGGGCAACCTCTTCTATAGAAATACCATAAGCTAAGAACCGAGGTATAAGTTCAAGTTTTGCTTCTTCTCGTCCTTGCTTTAGTCCTTCTTCTCGTGCTTGTTTTAGTCCTTCTTGTCGTCCTTCTTCTTTAGCTTCTCGATAAACCCTAGTTTCTTGTAACTTAATTTCAAACATCGCCTCTACCTCTTCACTACTTAAGTTTGCAAATTTATAACCAGTAATTGTTGTGATTATTCAGATGCAAGTCTTACTTGTTCGATAGTTAAATTAAGTAATTGAGCAACCTCTTCCATCGACATACCACGAGCTAAGAACTGAGGTACAAGTTCAAGTTTTGCTAGTTCTCGTCCTTGTTCTCGTCCTAGTTCTAATCCTTGTTCTCGTCCTAATTCTAATCCTTGTTCTAGTCCTAGTTCTAATCCTTGTTCTAGTCCCTCTTGTTTCGCTTCTTGATAAACTCTAGTTTCTTCTAACTTAACTCCTAACATTGCCTCTACCTCTTCACGACTTAAGTTGGCAAACTTATAAACAGCGATTGTTGTGATTACATCTATTATCTCCTCCTTAGCTAAAACAGTTATCTGTTCTTGTTGCACCCGCTCTATTAAACGTTTCGCTTCTTGCACCATTTGAGTATCTGAGGCAATAGTTAACTGCATCAAGCTGATACCTACTTTTTGCTCATCAGGACTACCTAACTCATCTAAATAAATCCGTTGTACTTGGGAACTGTTCAGTAACGATCTGTGAATAGTAGTCTTTTCCGGTTCCAAGCTGCGAGACTGTAAAATAATTACCCCGTACCAGTCATCGTAAAGCGACGGGTTACGATACATATACAGCATGGATTCTGAGAAAAACCGATGGTACAGTAACTCATCCTTTTGGAATTGCACCTCAGCAAAAAAGATCATCTGAGATGCTGCATCAGGTGGAGGTAAAAATACCCCATCAATCCGAAATGTTGGTTCTTTAACTTCAACTGATTCAAAGCGATAGCTAGCAGCTTCGGCTGGTGGCTGTTCTACTAACTCGAAAAACAATCCTGGGACACGCTTGAAAATTGCATAAAAAATCGCATCACGTCTCACAAATACATCCTCATAGCCCTACCCGATCGCAATCAGTCACTTTCTGAGTTAGCTTATCTCAAATCATCTAAGTAAGAAACAGCAGCAAGTTCTGAAATAATCTGCAACCAAGTAGGAATTGCGATCTCAGATGGCAAGTCTCCAGCCGCTAAATATCTCAGCAAAGTTTCCTTTTTTGAAAGGTTTTGCAAACTAGGAATAATTTGATCCAAAATACCTTCTAGTTCGGAATTAATTTGCTGATTAACTTCGCTAACATACTGCACAAGGTGAAGGCTGGCGCTAGCAGTGATTTCATCTCGCAGCCGCAGTACTAAAAGTTGGTGGTTGCTCGATCTAGGTAAGCCTTGGCTTTTTTCTGGTGCCCAGTCAAAGATTTGACCAACGTTGTGTTTCTCGTCTTGACGCGCTAGGGGAAAGATGATTTCGGGGGCAACAGTTTTGTTTTTACTAATGATTTCGGAGATGACTGCTTCCTTCCATTCGTTAGGATCGCATCCTAGTAATAATTTGTAAAAAAGATCGGCATCTTCAAAACCAAATTTTTCTTCGATTTCTTGTTCCATATCTGGATGGAAAAATGCCTGCAATTGTTCGCGTTCTGGGGCTACATAATTTGACAATTGGTTCAACAAATCTACCACTGCTTGATGGATGCGATCGCGGGCAAAATCTTCTACTTCTTTAACGGTTTTCTCAAATACTGGATAAAAATCATCACTCTTAGTAGGAAGGGAAGTATTTACACGATTTCCCCGATCAAATAATTTCCCAGCTGCACCTTTAGATTCTGCCAGAGCGATCGCTCCATTGTTGGCTTTGTTGAAGAGTAAAGTCCACTGGTTCCAATTCAGTATTCTAAAAGTGAGTTCGTCTTTTACTACATCGCTGACGACAACACCGCGCCGATCTTTGAGTGGTTCTTTGCCTAAATCTTTTTGAAAATTCCTGTAGATTTTATCCAAGCTTTCGACCACAAAGCGCAACTCGATAAAGGCGGGACTATCACCTGTAGGGATACCTTGCTCGTGAATTTCATCTATGATGTCTTTCAAGTGATCTTGTTGCTGACTCACCACATCAGCAGCTCTGCGAGTATCTTCATACAGTTGCTTTAGACCATGAGTCGCTACGTGGGTTTGAATCAATTCCCGCAGCTTACTAAGTCCCCCATCTTGACTAAAGTAACCTAGCTGTCTGCCCAAATAACTGCGAGTGTTAGATTCTAATAGTTGTTGACTTAATCGCTGCCATTTTTCTTGTAGCCGTTTAGACCGATCTAGATAATCAGGATAGTCCAAGTTAGCCAAAAACTCTGTTGAGCCAGCTTTCACGGTACTAGAACGTTTTGCCAATTCAGCTAGTCCCAACAGTGGCGATAGTAAAACGATGCGGTCTTTTTGAGTTGTAAACGCCTCTGCACCGTCAATAGTAGTTTGCAGAACTTTGAGTTTTTGGAAAACGGTTTCTTCTTGTAAATCGCTATCTTCAATGAGTTGGTCAAGTTCTCTTTCGCCACCTTCACTGTCTAGGGGTAGTTGATCAAAGCGACCCACACCTACGAGAATTAAATCTTTCAGGTCTTGTCCCGGTCGCTGCTGCTGCATCATCGTAAAGATTTTATTGGCGCGATCGCTCCCAGGAGATTTACCATTTAGCAATACCAAAATTGTTTGTACTTCTGCCAATTCTCGCAGTGACAAAAAGGTATCCCTAGCTCCTGAATTAGCAGCCCCTAATCCCGGAAAGTCGATGAGAATAAATTTGGCTGCACCTGCAAAATCCCAAATTTCCCGTGATATTTTTACATCAATATCCACGCGGCGGATCAGTGGGAAGCTGTTTTGCAATAACTTCGTTGGTAGCCTCTGGGGTGGACTTGGTAATCGGATATGCGCTGGAGGCAAATCCTCAAATTTCAGAGTTTGGATTGCCATTGGCTGTTCGACTAGCTGTAGCCCCTCGCGGGCAGTGGTAGCATCAATCTGGTAACGCCCACCACACATAACTTCCCCATAAGCTTGATAAGCCCGCAGGAATAATACCAACTCCCGGAGTAAATAACGTAGCTCTAAATTGTTACTGCTATTCCATGCTTCTTCACACCAACCAATAATATCTGTGCCAGAGTTGAGTTTCGATACTGGTATAGGAGGAAGCCCTGCTGCTGTTGTCCGTTTATTGGCTTCCCCTAACATGAAGCGTAGACACTCATGTACCCCTTCATGAGAAAGATAATCTACAGTAAAATTACTTAATTGTGTAGTTGCAAAGTCATCTTGAGGTATGATGTGTATGGCAGTAACATTACCTGTAGTGGGGTTTTCGCTGACCGGCAAAGCATCAGCATATCCAATTAGACTGCCTAAAAGTAAAGTTTTCCCACTACTGAATTCCCCCATTACCCCAATTTTGACAGGTGAAGTTGCCAGGTCTACAGTTTTCTGGGCAGCCGATCGCAGACGCAGGAGACAGTCGTCAAGACTAGCTGGAACCCAATCTTCTTGTTTTGAAGGGTGCTGGGGCACAGAATCTATCTTTCGGAGGATGAATTCGCCGTACTCCTTAAAACGGCCCAGTTTATCTGGTTCCATAAAGTAGTTTCCGCCTAACATTAATTTCTGTGAGCTTTATAACATATAAAATGCGATTACCAGCCATTGTTGCAACGTGTTGATATCACATTTAGCATTTCTCTCATTTAATTTGCAATTTTGGGATGAGGCGTTTTGAACGATCAAGACAATTTTGAAAAATCGGGTTTGAATTGGAAAATTTAAGAAGAATTCAGAAGTCAGAATGGGCTAAACGCCCCGCTACCGCTAACAGGAGTCAGAATGAATAGAGTAGAGTTTTATACCAAAAAATGACTAGAGACTCCTTGGTAGAAATGTGGTTATTAAACCCTTTTATAGCCTTTATTTTAAGAGGATGTCCGAAAAGCATTAGGTGAATATAATTCGCTACTACATTAGCATTGTCTACCTAAGCGGAAAACATAAAAAATTTCCAACCCACGAAGGTGGGTTTAGTCTTTATAGCCGCGACTTCTAATCCAGTTCGGATAAGCTGGCGTTGTAAGGGAAGCTCTTCAGGAAAGAGAGCTATTGTTAAGTAATTCTTCTCTCAATAACAGCTTGCCTCAACCGAGAAATTCTTTAACCGCACGGTATTGAGTCACCAGGACTCTAATTCATGCTGAATTCTTCTTGATAAAAAATCAATATTGATTTGACATGAATTTTCTTATTATTGTAAATTTCTGATAAGGCAATATCGTCTACGTCGGGCTGATGGCGAATATCGCTGGATTTTAGATACAGCCGTGCCACGGTTTGCAGCAGATGGTAGCTTTGTTGGTTACATCGGTTATTGCATGGACATAACAGAAGCGCCACCTACCCTGAGAGAAAGCTGCTCGGCATCTACAAATTATCAACAAAAACAAGCGGCAGAATTAGCAAAAGCACTAGAGCAATTACAAGCTGAAACTGCAAAACGCCAAGCAGTTGAAGCACAGCTACGCCAAAAAACATCAGAATTTGCAGCGATTTTGCA
It includes:
- a CDS encoding cytochrome b/b6 domain-containing protein; the encoded protein is MPRSAPYQPLLLRILHGLSGILVIAAIITGFLVYNTYDRRFGKIPFPQIGDIQGIHGTFALFFLLILPAFALYSFHAGQKRLLQSDFLQQLTQVGKPIWWVSLQRLVNTLMLIAAILAVNSGRMMKEEWLPAGQLHHIWYSLHLSAWVVMVGCVAIHVLMSTKVGGAPLLLSMFSWKFRPEESPAKWSSRFRTWLTSLQTNFSAEMNKFIQNNFYLRIIEVIVFGGILTAFVLPVFFPGSES
- a CDS encoding high light inducible protein — encoded protein: MVDVKKTTASVPEDPNALRWGFTPQSENWNGRFAMIGFLSAVALEVFSGQGILHFWGIL
- a CDS encoding acetate and sugar kinases/Hsc70/actin family protein, translated to MNPFQLNKYSDQEPSEKQQKRFPGWFALDFGTSNSTVTLFDPIEVPIAEILPKEQEMRLRDRLSQWLSSPASVALPDVSADDWEKFIVEISRNLEIEPSRLSEVFESDNKERFLEAIRQIELSLGNSERFRRAVSKKLYQIYHEVFRVPTLESQNLIPVVLDIDRRDTEIPSEAEISQLSDLKLRMGREARDNRKKAIAQGTSGSLKEIISRFHHSPKRYFGQDRLFPVILDGEEELITANQLIQSAWAHLIELTEDYRQRAQRRFSEGDFLTAVVTYPTVAPPVVRKEVKELVEQLGIDDVQTAYDEAVSVAIFFLWREFGGNLNIGIESFKTRCRQAGNKWSQNVLVLDIGGGTTDLALIELTLEDKTPSFADYEDRGLGGRYYKLTPKLLGSSGHLQLGGELITLRIFRLLKVAIADFLLTSVTTGDTESEKLEDLINSELNERFLEQGKFKTGSLLKCLDKENPEGDIAYKDALDTAEKVLPTRWQQAPQRLQSFYILWDYAEAAKLKLGQKPPADNSLLTFTLSEQQISELLTQSAVKLQVNDPNNICVTLDNQQFERAAVSGIKEAIGIAKGLMESRLRPDDITKDSWNSQKVDWLILSGKTCNLDIVQRQIYQEFSKSPYFVWNPERITFVLEFTKLATSAGACYAEKLRRLRFDPEESKSLLRKGANQLEIDVKNLFYYLPCNFKRKTQSNDLLTIFKAGQELYQLVPSETVAKVRTAWQGIQLTNIIYRQDYEDGDLRLWGSFDGKNLMNKLGMQEAEFLRKIKVQFEIDQTLEFSVLLCQGNPHYLIDIPGIDLESVVSETSALFADGKLNWNIAVERFNKDLNDGDIAVNVLESATVDQPDAYHLVFEVGNDGSKLFQKFHYLRDGVTEPGIGLISNPLPPFPQTGQHTFYVYQTDAETNSKKWIRIGALSKPDVTTDYPCQYRVTLDDQGILRMHAGEVPYWTSNSQECLKEEGCVYLAELELQPNEVDKERDPFCGIH
- a CDS encoding RpnC/YadD family protein, whose product is MFEIKLQETRVYREAKEEGRQEGLKQAREEGLKQGREEAKLELIPRFLAYGISIEEVAQLLDLTIEQVEQVRLATE
- a CDS encoding Rpn family recombination-promoting nuclease/putative transposase, with protein sequence MRRDAIFYAIFKRVPGLFFELVEQPPAEAASYRFESVEVKEPTFRIDGVFLPPPDAASQMIFFAEVQFQKDELLYHRFFSESMLYMYRNPSLYDDWYGVIILQSRSLEPEKTTIHRSLLNSSQVQRIYLDELGSPDEQKVGISLMQLTIASDTQMVQEAKRLIERVQQEQITVLAKEEIIDVITTIAVYKFANLSREEVEAMLGVKLEETRVYQEAKQEGLEQGLELGLEQGLELGREQGLELGREQGRELAKLELVPQFLARGMSMEEVAQLLNLTIEQVRLASE
- a CDS encoding P-loop NTPase family protein gives rise to the protein MEPDKLGRFKEYGEFILRKIDSVPQHPSKQEDWVPASLDDCLLRLRSAAQKTVDLATSPVKIGVMGEFSSGKTLLLGSLIGYADALPVSENPTTGNVTAIHIIPQDDFATTQLSNFTVDYLSHEGVHECLRFMLGEANKRTTAAGLPPIPVSKLNSGTDIIGWCEEAWNSSNNLELRYLLRELVLFLRAYQAYGEVMCGGRYQIDATTAREGLQLVEQPMAIQTLKFEDLPPAHIRLPSPPQRLPTKLLQNSFPLIRRVDIDVKISREIWDFAGAAKFILIDFPGLGAANSGARDTFLSLRELAEVQTILVLLNGKSPGSDRANKIFTMMQQQRPGQDLKDLILVGVGRFDQLPLDSEGGERELDQLIEDSDLQEETVFQKLKVLQTTIDGAEAFTTQKDRIVLLSPLLGLAELAKRSSTVKAGSTEFLANLDYPDYLDRSKRLQEKWQRLSQQLLESNTRSYLGRQLGYFSQDGGLSKLRELIQTHVATHGLKQLYEDTRRAADVVSQQQDHLKDIIDEIHEQGIPTGDSPAFIELRFVVESLDKIYRNFQKDLGKEPLKDRRGVVVSDVVKDELTFRILNWNQWTLLFNKANNGAIALAESKGAAGKLFDRGNRVNTSLPTKSDDFYPVFEKTVKEVEDFARDRIHQAVVDLLNQLSNYVAPEREQLQAFFHPDMEQEIEEKFGFEDADLFYKLLLGCDPNEWKEAVISEIISKNKTVAPEIIFPLARQDEKHNVGQIFDWAPEKSQGLPRSSNHQLLVLRLRDEITASASLHLVQYVSEVNQQINSELEGILDQIIPSLQNLSKKETLLRYLAAGDLPSEIAIPTWLQIISELAAVSYLDDLR